The following coding sequences are from one Brooklawnia cerclae window:
- a CDS encoding NADH-quinone oxidoreductase subunit G, protein MSTDVKKDEAGVANPDLVTATIDGIQVSVPKGTLVIRAAETLGIDIPRFCDHELLDPVAACRQCIVEVPDAGNGRPMKPQPACALTVMPNMIVQTANSNDKVAKHQAGLLELLLINHPLDCPICDKGGECPLQNQAMSHGRGESRYEGVKRTYPKPVNISKQILIDRERCVLCQRCTRFGTQISGDDFISLAERGALSQIAIYAARPYESYFSGNIVQICPVGALTSSDYRFQSRPFDLVSTTTTCENCAAGCELRTDHRHFQVKRRLAGNDPEVNEQWNCDKGRFGFRYARGDDRLTHPLVRRDGQLVAASWPEAIDAAIAGLKAAGSSAGVLTGGRLTLENAFAYSRFARAVLGTNNIDFRSRPYGPEEAAFLAAEVAGRTLGEAVTYADLEKAKKVVLVGFEPEDESPIVFLRLRKAWRKKKTRVLAVAPYLTNGSVKMGATLVPCEPGAEPVALAGLGDELDADTIVLIGERAGLVPGALAAVVGGAAEKGYRWAWIPRRAGELAALEAGCLPDLLPGARPVADASARVDLQAAWGVDHLPDDEGLDAAGLLQAASAGELGALVVAGVDLDDLADPVAAREALGGETFVVSLEQRESGVTEFADVVFPVALLEEQLGTFINWEHRQRPVRAVNTHATSAMTDVRVLAALADALGTDLGFRTPAQARAAFDEIADWEGERVGFATDQQPTPEAPKGDGLVLATWRLALDDSRALDGADALRATAPGAVARISPATAVSLGLSSGEKVWMGEGAGRIALLADVTPGMVDGVIWAPQNSGVHLLEALGTRPGDRVAVAVDNTAGGVA, encoded by the coding sequence GTGAGCACCGACGTCAAGAAGGACGAGGCAGGGGTCGCCAACCCCGACCTGGTCACCGCGACCATCGACGGCATCCAGGTCAGCGTCCCGAAGGGGACCTTGGTGATCCGAGCCGCCGAGACCCTCGGCATCGACATCCCGCGTTTCTGCGACCACGAACTGCTCGACCCGGTCGCGGCCTGTCGTCAGTGCATCGTCGAGGTCCCGGACGCCGGCAACGGCCGTCCGATGAAGCCGCAGCCCGCGTGCGCGCTCACCGTCATGCCGAACATGATCGTGCAGACCGCCAACAGCAACGACAAGGTCGCCAAGCACCAGGCGGGTCTCCTGGAACTGCTGCTCATCAACCACCCCCTCGACTGCCCGATCTGCGACAAGGGCGGCGAGTGCCCCCTGCAGAACCAGGCGATGAGTCACGGACGCGGTGAGTCCCGCTACGAGGGCGTCAAGCGCACGTACCCGAAGCCGGTGAACATCAGCAAGCAGATCCTCATCGACCGCGAGCGGTGCGTCCTGTGCCAGCGCTGCACCCGGTTCGGAACCCAGATCAGCGGCGACGACTTCATCTCGCTGGCCGAGCGCGGCGCGCTGAGCCAGATCGCGATCTACGCGGCGCGGCCCTACGAGAGCTACTTCTCGGGCAACATCGTCCAGATCTGCCCGGTGGGTGCCCTCACCAGCTCCGACTACCGCTTCCAGTCGCGTCCGTTCGATCTCGTGAGCACGACGACGACCTGCGAGAACTGCGCAGCCGGTTGCGAGCTGCGCACCGATCACCGGCACTTCCAGGTCAAGCGCCGCCTCGCCGGCAACGATCCGGAGGTCAACGAGCAGTGGAACTGTGACAAGGGACGCTTCGGTTTCCGGTACGCGCGCGGTGACGACCGGCTGACCCACCCGCTCGTCCGTCGCGACGGCCAGTTGGTGGCGGCGAGCTGGCCCGAGGCCATCGACGCGGCGATCGCCGGCCTGAAGGCTGCGGGTTCGTCGGCCGGTGTGCTCACCGGTGGCCGGCTGACGCTGGAGAACGCTTTCGCCTACAGCCGCTTCGCCCGCGCGGTACTGGGCACCAACAACATCGACTTCCGTTCGCGTCCCTACGGCCCCGAAGAGGCTGCCTTCCTGGCGGCCGAGGTCGCCGGGCGGACGCTCGGTGAGGCCGTCACCTACGCCGACCTCGAGAAGGCGAAGAAGGTCGTGCTCGTGGGTTTCGAGCCCGAGGACGAGTCCCCGATCGTGTTCCTGCGGCTGCGCAAGGCCTGGCGCAAGAAGAAGACCCGCGTGCTCGCGGTGGCGCCGTACCTCACCAACGGTTCGGTCAAGATGGGCGCCACCCTCGTGCCGTGCGAGCCCGGTGCCGAACCGGTCGCGCTGGCCGGGCTGGGCGACGAGTTGGACGCGGACACGATCGTCCTGATCGGCGAGCGGGCCGGCCTCGTGCCTGGCGCGCTGGCCGCTGTGGTCGGTGGGGCCGCGGAGAAGGGCTATCGATGGGCATGGATTCCCCGGCGCGCGGGTGAGCTTGCGGCGCTGGAGGCCGGATGCCTGCCCGACCTGCTGCCGGGGGCGCGTCCGGTCGCCGATGCGTCCGCACGCGTCGACCTGCAGGCGGCATGGGGAGTCGATCACCTGCCCGATGACGAGGGGCTCGACGCCGCGGGTCTCTTGCAGGCAGCCTCCGCCGGTGAGCTCGGCGCCCTCGTGGTGGCCGGGGTCGACTTGGACGACCTGGCCGATCCCGTCGCGGCGCGTGAGGCGCTGGGCGGCGAGACGTTCGTCGTCAGCCTGGAGCAGCGCGAGAGCGGCGTGACCGAGTTCGCCGACGTGGTCTTCCCCGTGGCACTGCTCGAGGAGCAGCTCGGCACCTTCATCAACTGGGAGCACCGTCAGCGGCCGGTGCGGGCGGTGAACACCCACGCGACCAGCGCGATGACCGACGTCCGGGTGCTGGCCGCCCTGGCCGACGCGCTGGGTACCGATCTCGGGTTCCGCACACCGGCCCAGGCGCGGGCCGCGTTCGACGAGATCGCGGATTGGGAGGGTGAGCGGGTCGGCTTCGCGACCGACCAGCAGCCGACTCCTGAGGCCCCGAAGGGGGATGGGTTGGTGCTGGCCACCTGGCGTCTCGCCCTCGACGACTCCCGTGCCCTCGACGGTGCGGATGCCCTGAGGGCGACCGCGCCCGGGGCTGTGGCGCGGATCTCGCCGGCCACGGCCGTCTCGCTCGGTCTCTCCTCGGGTGAGAAGGTCTGGATGGGGGAGGGCGCAGGACGCATCGCCCTTCTCGCCGACGTGACCCCGGGCATGGTTGACGGCGTGATCTGGGCGCCGCAGAACTCGGGCGTCCACCTGCTGGAGGCGCTGGGCACCCGTCCCGGTGACCGGGTGGCCGTGGCAGTCGACAACACCGCTGGAGGTGTGGCATGA
- the nuoN gene encoding NADH-quinone oxidoreductase subunit NuoN: protein MFADFLPAAPVILVLLGGVVSVLLEVAVPRLTRGTVQAAWTVIVLLVALGWTVIEWAAGEGSLAASSALAADGPAWAAWSLLLVFGGLASLLFAERRVGGGDSPFAPSASAVPGSQAERVAIAARQEHSEVFPLLLFSLAGMMVFVAANDLLTMFVALEVFSFPLYILAGLARRRRLLSQEASLKYFLLGALSSAVFLYGVALLYGYAGSFNFRSVDLAIQQNLQSPWLLLAGLGLVTVGVLFKLGAVPFHSWVPDVYTGSPTPVTGFMAVCTKIAAALGLLRLLYSALGALRWDWQVAIAAVAVLTMAVGAVIGLVQTDVKRLLAYSSIAHAGFILVGVVGATAVADGLDSGRVGSVSSVLFYLAAYGFATLGAFAIVTLVRRSGSEATSFDAWAGLGRRSPLLGVLMTVFLLSMAGIPLTGGFIGKVLVFVSAWTGGYSWLVLIAVVFSLVTAAFYFRVIWVMFGREPSAETAVVTPGAGTQVVIWVGVFGTILLGVLPGPLMDAAIDAAGFLR from the coding sequence ATGTTCGCAGATTTTCTCCCCGCCGCGCCGGTGATCCTGGTGCTCTTGGGGGGCGTGGTGAGCGTCCTGCTGGAAGTGGCCGTCCCGCGTCTGACCCGTGGCACGGTGCAGGCCGCATGGACGGTGATCGTCCTGCTCGTGGCCCTCGGCTGGACGGTGATCGAATGGGCAGCGGGCGAGGGGAGCCTCGCTGCGAGCAGCGCGCTCGCGGCTGACGGCCCCGCCTGGGCCGCCTGGTCGCTGCTGCTGGTCTTCGGTGGGCTGGCCAGCCTGCTGTTCGCCGAGCGCCGGGTCGGCGGTGGCGACTCGCCGTTCGCCCCGAGCGCCTCGGCCGTGCCGGGATCGCAGGCCGAGCGGGTCGCGATCGCGGCCCGTCAGGAACACTCCGAAGTGTTCCCGCTGCTCCTGTTCTCGCTCGCGGGCATGATGGTCTTCGTCGCGGCGAACGATCTGCTGACGATGTTCGTGGCCCTGGAGGTGTTCTCCTTCCCGCTGTACATCCTCGCGGGCCTCGCCCGGCGCCGTCGGCTGCTCAGCCAGGAGGCGTCGCTGAAGTACTTCCTGCTGGGTGCCCTGAGTTCGGCGGTGTTCCTCTACGGCGTGGCGCTCCTGTACGGCTATGCGGGTTCGTTCAACTTCCGCAGCGTCGACCTCGCGATTCAGCAGAACCTTCAGTCGCCCTGGCTGCTTCTGGCCGGCCTCGGCCTGGTCACGGTGGGCGTGTTGTTCAAGCTGGGTGCCGTGCCGTTCCACAGCTGGGTGCCCGATGTCTACACGGGCTCGCCGACGCCGGTGACCGGCTTCATGGCGGTGTGCACGAAGATCGCGGCCGCGCTCGGCCTGCTCCGTCTGCTCTACTCGGCGCTCGGAGCGCTTCGCTGGGACTGGCAGGTGGCCATCGCGGCGGTCGCGGTGCTCACCATGGCGGTCGGTGCGGTGATCGGGCTCGTGCAGACCGACGTCAAGCGGTTGCTCGCCTACTCGTCCATCGCGCATGCCGGGTTCATCCTGGTGGGCGTCGTCGGAGCCACGGCCGTGGCCGACGGTCTCGACTCGGGCCGTGTCGGCTCGGTGTCGTCCGTGTTGTTCTACCTGGCCGCCTACGGTTTCGCGACGCTCGGTGCGTTCGCGATCGTCACGCTGGTGCGTCGTTCGGGCAGCGAGGCGACCAGCTTCGATGCCTGGGCGGGTCTCGGCCGGCGTAGCCCGCTGCTGGGCGTGCTGATGACCGTCTTCCTGCTGAGCATGGCCGGTATCCCGCTCACAGGCGGCTTCATCGGCAAGGTGCTGGTCTTCGTCTCGGCGTGGACCGGCGGCTATTCCTGGCTCGTGCTCATCGCCGTGGTGTTCAGCCTTGTCACCGCCGCCTTCTACTTCAGGGTGATCTGGGTGATGTTCGGTCGCGAGCCGAGCGCCGAGACCGCGGTCGTCACCCCGGGCGCGGGCACGCAGGTCGTCATCTGGGTCGGTGTCTTCGGTACCATCCTGCTCGGCGTCCTGCCCGGGCCGCTGATGGACGCCGCCATCGATGCCGCAGGATTCCTGCGCTGA
- a CDS encoding NADH-quinone oxidoreductase subunit M, with protein METATPLLTILGVLPLVGSLLGFVVRGRAGKQLAMVFALATLVFGVVVFFIAGTTDLSETVSWISPIGAWYALSLDGMGRVMVLLTVILVPIVLLAEWRIDEDETPAQAAPRWQGNVFAAFALMLEGFALFVFMSADVLLFYIFFEATLVPMFFLIQGWGGERRGRAAMKFLLYSLAGGLIMLFAVVGVYAVTADAGQPSFLVSDVAALGIGGTTGRLLFVGFFVAFAVKAPMVPVHTWLPDTAEQATPGSSTLLVGILDKIGTFGMIRLCLGLFPEASQWATPLVVVLAVISIVYGAIMAISSTNLLRLVAYTSVSHFGYMVLGIFAFTTASVSGSIFYMLAHGFSSAALFLVVGFLLRRRGTVEISAFGGIQKLVPLLAGVFLVSGLATLGLPGTANFVGEFSIMTGSWPRQMVAVIFAVAGTVLAAVYVLWAYQRVFAGPVNPEAAEHVTRDLDLRERTVVAPLIALLLVFGFFPQPIIDVVAPTAQATMTQVGLTDPEPGSMGGK; from the coding sequence ATGGAAACCGCGACCCCCCTGCTCACCATCCTGGGCGTGCTGCCGCTCGTCGGCTCGCTGCTCGGCTTCGTGGTGCGCGGCCGTGCCGGCAAACAACTCGCCATGGTGTTCGCGTTGGCGACCCTCGTGTTCGGCGTGGTGGTCTTCTTCATTGCGGGCACCACCGACCTGTCGGAGACAGTCTCCTGGATCTCGCCCATCGGCGCCTGGTACGCGTTGTCGCTCGACGGCATGGGACGGGTGATGGTGCTGCTCACCGTGATCCTCGTGCCCATCGTCCTGCTGGCCGAGTGGCGGATCGACGAGGACGAGACCCCGGCGCAGGCCGCTCCCCGCTGGCAGGGCAACGTCTTCGCGGCGTTCGCCCTCATGCTGGAGGGCTTCGCCCTGTTCGTGTTCATGTCGGCCGACGTCCTGCTCTTCTACATCTTCTTCGAGGCCACCCTCGTCCCGATGTTCTTCCTCATCCAGGGTTGGGGCGGGGAGCGTCGCGGCCGGGCAGCGATGAAGTTCCTGCTGTACAGCCTGGCCGGTGGGTTGATCATGCTCTTCGCCGTCGTCGGCGTCTACGCGGTCACGGCGGACGCCGGGCAACCGAGCTTCCTCGTGTCGGACGTGGCGGCCCTCGGCATCGGCGGGACGACGGGCAGGCTCTTGTTCGTCGGGTTCTTCGTCGCCTTCGCCGTCAAGGCCCCCATGGTGCCGGTGCACACTTGGCTGCCCGACACCGCCGAGCAGGCGACGCCGGGATCCTCGACCCTGCTCGTGGGCATCCTCGACAAGATCGGCACCTTCGGCATGATCCGGCTGTGTCTCGGCTTGTTCCCCGAGGCGAGCCAGTGGGCGACCCCGCTGGTCGTCGTCCTGGCGGTGATCTCGATCGTGTACGGCGCGATCATGGCCATCAGCAGCACCAACCTGCTGCGCCTGGTCGCCTACACGTCGGTCAGCCACTTCGGCTACATGGTGCTGGGCATCTTCGCCTTCACCACGGCATCGGTGAGCGGCTCGATCTTCTACATGCTGGCGCACGGCTTCAGCTCCGCGGCGCTGTTCTTGGTGGTGGGCTTCCTGCTGCGCAGGCGCGGGACCGTCGAGATCTCGGCCTTCGGCGGCATACAGAAGCTCGTCCCGCTGCTCGCCGGGGTGTTCCTGGTGTCCGGCCTGGCCACGCTGGGCCTGCCGGGCACGGCGAACTTCGTCGGTGAGTTCTCGATCATGACAGGATCCTGGCCACGGCAGATGGTCGCGGTCATCTTCGCGGTCGCCGGTACTGTGCTGGCCGCGGTCTACGTGCTGTGGGCCTACCAGCGCGTCTTCGCCGGCCCGGTGAACCCCGAGGCCGCCGAGCATGTCACGCGCGATCTCGACCTGCGCGAGCGGACCGTCGTCGCACCCCTGATCGCGCTGCTGCTGGTCTTCGGCTTCTTCCCGCAGCCGATCATCGATGTGGTCGCGCCGACCGCCCAGGCCACCATGACGCAAGTCGGACTGACCGATCCGGAGCCCGGGTCGATGGGAGGCAAGTGA
- a CDS encoding NADH-quinone oxidoreductase subunit J, giving the protein MIPLVTAQAVAFWVFAPLAVAGALGMVVSRKPVHSALSLAGMMIALGCLYASLDAPFLFVAQIIVYTGAVMMLFLFTMMIVGIDSVDSLVETLRGQRVAAAVLVFALGALLIVAVGHGIVSDPVGLDSANAGGNVQGVAEIVFGSYAFAFEATSALLITAALAAIVLAHGERLKKPETQKERVSRRVRDFMDGGADPGPLPSPGVYARHNSIDYPALLPDGSVADTSVSPTLAVRGVAIVENDGLRAAHLAAITKFVEVQDEAEGTDLAGEVAQALDDGQTPELTTGAAEHDETEEQSR; this is encoded by the coding sequence GTGATCCCGCTCGTCACGGCCCAGGCGGTCGCCTTCTGGGTCTTCGCCCCGCTCGCGGTCGCGGGCGCTCTGGGCATGGTCGTGTCCCGCAAGCCGGTGCACTCGGCCCTGAGCCTGGCCGGCATGATGATCGCGCTGGGTTGCCTGTACGCGTCGCTCGACGCGCCGTTCCTGTTCGTGGCGCAGATCATCGTCTACACCGGTGCCGTCATGATGTTGTTCCTGTTCACGATGATGATCGTCGGCATCGACAGCGTCGATTCGCTGGTCGAGACGCTGCGTGGGCAGCGGGTGGCCGCGGCGGTGCTGGTCTTCGCTCTCGGCGCCCTTCTCATCGTCGCTGTCGGTCACGGCATCGTCTCCGATCCGGTCGGGCTGGACTCCGCCAATGCCGGCGGCAACGTCCAGGGCGTCGCCGAGATCGTCTTCGGCTCCTACGCCTTCGCCTTCGAGGCGACCTCCGCTCTTCTCATCACCGCGGCGCTGGCCGCGATCGTCCTCGCTCACGGCGAGCGGCTCAAGAAGCCCGAGACCCAGAAGGAACGGGTGTCCCGCCGCGTCCGCGACTTCATGGACGGCGGCGCCGATCCGGGGCCGCTGCCCTCGCCCGGCGTGTACGCGCGGCACAACTCGATCGACTATCCGGCGTTGCTGCCCGACGGATCCGTGGCGGACACGAGCGTGTCGCCGACGTTAGCGGTGCGGGGCGTCGCGATCGTCGAGAACGATGGTCTGCGGGCTGCGCACCTGGCCGCGATCACCAAGTTCGTGGAGGTGCAGGACGAGGCCGAGGGCACCGATCTCGCAGGTGAGGTCGCGCAGGCGCTCGACGACGGGCAGACTCCGGAGCTGACCACCGGTGCTGCCGAGCACGACGAGACCGAGGAGCAGTCCCGATGA
- the nuoH gene encoding NADH-quinone oxidoreductase subunit NuoH, whose amino-acid sequence MTPLEAGFGTDPWWIVVIKVVLVFVLLLLWTIFNVWFERRVLGKMQNRKGPIMNGPFGLGQAMGDGVKLLFKEDFRPARTDALVYNLAPVLTAVAAFSSWAVIPFGGTVRMFGVETRLQISDLPIATLLILAIAGVGFYGIVLAGWASNGTYSLLGSMRATAQVISYEIAMGLSLVAVFMYAGSMSTSEIVAAQRLPMQLFGWQLPFQGWYFVLLAPSFVIYVISMFGETNRLPFDLAECESELVSGHITDYSGFRYAMYFLAEYINMATVSAVATTLFLGGYDAPWPLNNIEVLNSGWISVLWFLVKVQLLIFFFSWVRAALPRFRYDQFMNLGWKVLIPVNLVWILLLGLVRGAAINQWFGSPVFIGTMVVVVLLLLGAVWFTGREEPEEEFLADEAEPDEFDAFAGGYPVPPMPGQTRMQEVVASTTTEQMGADA is encoded by the coding sequence ATGACCCCGTTGGAAGCCGGCTTCGGCACCGATCCCTGGTGGATCGTCGTCATCAAGGTGGTGCTCGTCTTCGTCCTCCTGCTTCTCTGGACGATCTTCAACGTCTGGTTCGAGCGGCGCGTCCTCGGCAAGATGCAGAACCGCAAGGGCCCGATCATGAACGGCCCGTTCGGTCTTGGTCAGGCGATGGGCGACGGCGTGAAGCTCCTCTTCAAGGAGGACTTCCGGCCGGCCCGTACCGACGCGCTCGTGTACAACCTGGCGCCGGTCCTCACCGCTGTGGCGGCGTTCAGTTCCTGGGCGGTGATCCCGTTCGGTGGCACGGTGCGCATGTTCGGCGTCGAGACCCGGCTGCAGATCTCCGACCTGCCGATCGCGACGCTGCTGATCCTCGCCATCGCGGGTGTGGGCTTCTACGGGATCGTCCTGGCGGGATGGGCGTCCAACGGCACGTACTCCTTGCTCGGCTCCATGCGCGCGACCGCGCAGGTGATCAGCTACGAGATAGCCATGGGGCTGTCGCTGGTCGCCGTGTTCATGTACGCGGGCTCGATGTCCACCAGCGAGATCGTCGCGGCCCAGCGCCTGCCCATGCAGCTGTTCGGCTGGCAGCTGCCCTTCCAGGGCTGGTACTTCGTCCTGCTGGCACCCAGCTTCGTCATCTACGTGATCTCGATGTTCGGCGAGACTAACCGGCTGCCGTTCGACCTCGCCGAGTGCGAGTCGGAGCTCGTCTCCGGTCACATCACCGACTACTCGGGCTTCCGCTACGCCATGTACTTCCTCGCGGAGTACATCAACATGGCCACGGTCTCGGCCGTGGCCACGACGCTGTTCCTCGGCGGCTACGATGCTCCGTGGCCGCTCAACAACATCGAGGTGCTGAACAGCGGCTGGATCAGCGTGCTGTGGTTCCTCGTGAAGGTGCAGCTCCTGATCTTCTTCTTCAGCTGGGTGCGCGCCGCGCTCCCGCGTTTCCGCTACGACCAGTTCATGAACCTCGGCTGGAAGGTGCTGATCCCGGTGAACCTGGTGTGGATCCTGCTCCTCGGCCTGGTCCGTGGCGCGGCCATCAACCAGTGGTTCGGCTCGCCGGTCTTCATCGGGACGATGGTGGTCGTCGTGTTGCTGCTGCTCGGGGCGGTCTGGTTCACCGGACGCGAGGAACCCGAGGAGGAGTTTCTCGCCGACGAGGCGGAACCTGACGAGTTCGACGCGTTCGCCGGCGGCTACCCGGTGCCGCCCATGCCGGGGCAGACCCGGATGCAAGAGGTTGTCGCATCGACGACCACCGAACAGATGGGAGCTGATGCCTGA
- the nuoI gene encoding NADH-quinone oxidoreductase subunit NuoI has protein sequence MGAWSGFGITFRTMFRKSFTQGYPQKGQEKITAPRFHGRHQLNRWPDGLEKCVGCELCAWACPADAIYVEAADNTADERYSPGERYGRVYQINYLRCILCGMCIEACPTRALTMTNDFKLANRTRESLIYEKDELLAPLLPGMEAPPHPRRLGDDEKDYFLGLPPTGQLDTRSAKTVVKEAEK, from the coding sequence ATGGGAGCCTGGTCGGGGTTCGGCATTACCTTCCGGACGATGTTCCGGAAGTCCTTCACGCAGGGTTACCCGCAGAAGGGCCAGGAGAAGATCACCGCACCGCGGTTCCACGGGCGTCATCAGCTCAACCGGTGGCCGGACGGGCTCGAGAAGTGCGTCGGCTGCGAGCTGTGTGCCTGGGCCTGCCCCGCGGACGCCATCTACGTCGAGGCCGCGGACAACACCGCTGACGAGCGCTACTCGCCGGGTGAGCGCTACGGGCGGGTCTACCAGATCAACTACCTGCGCTGCATCCTGTGCGGCATGTGCATCGAGGCCTGCCCGACCAGGGCGCTGACGATGACCAACGACTTCAAGCTGGCGAACCGCACCCGCGAGAGCCTCATCTACGAGAAGGACGAGCTGCTCGCCCCGCTGCTGCCGGGCATGGAGGCTCCGCCGCATCCGCGTCGGCTCGGGGACGATGAGAAGGACTACTTCCTCGGCCTGCCGCCCACCGGCCAGCTCGACACCCGCTCGGCGAAAACCGTCGTCAAGGAGGCGGAGAAGTGA
- the nuoK gene encoding NADH-quinone oxidoreductase subunit NuoK: MSPNAYLVLSALLFSIGVLGFLVRRNAIIAFMSVELMLNSANLALVAFSNANGNLDGQVAAFFVMVVAAAEVVIGLAIIMLIFRTRRSASVDDQNQLKH, from the coding sequence ATGAGCCCGAACGCCTATCTGGTCCTGTCGGCCCTCCTCTTCTCGATCGGCGTCCTGGGCTTTCTCGTCCGGCGCAACGCGATCATCGCGTTCATGTCGGTGGAGCTCATGCTCAACTCGGCCAACCTCGCGCTGGTCGCGTTCAGCAACGCGAACGGGAACCTGGACGGCCAGGTGGCCGCCTTCTTCGTGATGGTCGTGGCGGCGGCCGAAGTGGTGATCGGCCTGGCCATCATCATGTTGATCTTCCGAACCCGACGCTCGGCCTCGGTCGACGACCAGAACCAGCTGAAGCACTGA
- the nuoL gene encoding NADH-quinone oxidoreductase subunit L: protein MPVEATGPYTVAWLMIAIPLVVAAILLLGGKATNSWGHYLGVAGAVGSFVVALVLWITMLGAQTAQRAVHVEMFDWIRVGTLDLRADLLVDQLSILFALLVTGVGSLIFVYSLGYMAHDPNRRRFFAFLNIFIAAMLTLVLADNYALLFVGWEGVGLASYLLIGFWQERRSAALAAKKAFVVNRIGDLGLLAALFTMVAQFGSVNFAEVNENAQNLSPAWATAIGFFLLLAACGKSAQVPLQSWLLDAMEGPTPVSALIHAATMVTAGVYLVVRSHTIYELTAAASLAVCIVGVVTLLAGAWIGSTKDDIKKVLAGSTMSQIGYMMLAAGIGPAGGAFAIFHLFTHGFFKANMFLGAGSIMHAMDDDTDMRHFGALRKAMPWTFLTFGMGYLAIIGIPPLSGFYSKDHIIVAAWDKGWYFGVLAMIGALITAFYMTRLMVMTFFGEKRWADGVHPHESPRLMVVPLVLLALGSIVLGVILNSAIQTWLAPPTGFHPHEASLWEVPWQGWVTLVLVLVGAWVGWVTYRSGVSFEQPRTKNPIVYIGRNDLLADKFNDVVFVRGGGQLVKGVSAVDDGLVDGGVRSASALATATGGAFARLQNGYSRSYGLLMVLGTVLVSAVLILGRLA, encoded by the coding sequence ATCCCGGTCGAGGCGACCGGCCCGTACACGGTGGCCTGGCTGATGATCGCCATTCCGCTGGTGGTGGCGGCGATTCTTCTCCTCGGCGGCAAGGCGACCAACTCGTGGGGCCACTACCTCGGTGTCGCAGGCGCGGTGGGTTCCTTCGTCGTGGCTCTGGTGCTGTGGATCACGATGCTCGGGGCCCAGACGGCGCAACGCGCTGTGCACGTCGAGATGTTCGACTGGATCCGGGTGGGCACGCTCGATCTGAGAGCCGACCTGCTGGTCGATCAGTTGTCGATCCTGTTCGCACTGCTGGTGACGGGCGTCGGGTCGCTGATCTTCGTCTACTCGCTCGGCTACATGGCCCATGATCCCAACCGCCGCCGGTTCTTCGCCTTCCTCAACATCTTCATCGCAGCGATGCTGACGCTGGTGCTGGCCGACAACTACGCGCTGCTGTTCGTCGGCTGGGAGGGCGTCGGTCTGGCGTCCTACCTGCTGATCGGCTTCTGGCAGGAGCGGCGCAGCGCCGCCCTGGCCGCCAAGAAGGCGTTCGTCGTCAACCGCATCGGTGACCTCGGGCTCCTCGCGGCACTGTTCACGATGGTGGCGCAGTTCGGCAGCGTGAACTTCGCCGAGGTCAACGAGAACGCACAGAACCTGAGCCCCGCCTGGGCGACCGCCATCGGCTTCTTCCTGCTGCTGGCGGCCTGTGGCAAGTCGGCCCAGGTGCCCCTGCAGTCCTGGCTGCTGGACGCGATGGAGGGCCCGACCCCGGTCTCCGCGCTGATCCACGCGGCGACGATGGTGACCGCGGGCGTCTACCTGGTCGTCCGCAGTCACACGATCTACGAGCTGACGGCTGCCGCCTCGCTCGCCGTGTGCATCGTCGGCGTCGTCACACTGCTCGCCGGTGCCTGGATCGGCTCGACCAAGGACGACATCAAGAAGGTGCTCGCCGGCTCCACCATGAGCCAGATCGGGTACATGATGCTCGCCGCCGGCATCGGCCCGGCGGGCGGCGCCTTCGCGATCTTCCACCTGTTCACCCACGGGTTCTTCAAGGCCAACATGTTCCTCGGTGCCGGCTCGATCATGCATGCCATGGACGACGACACCGACATGCGGCACTTCGGAGCGCTGCGCAAGGCGATGCCGTGGACCTTCCTGACCTTCGGCATGGGCTACCTCGCGATCATCGGCATACCGCCGCTGTCGGGCTTCTACTCCAAGGACCACATCATCGTCGCCGCCTGGGACAAGGGATGGTACTTCGGAGTGCTGGCCATGATCGGTGCACTGATCACCGCGTTCTACATGACCAGGCTCATGGTGATGACCTTCTTCGGCGAGAAGCGCTGGGCCGACGGCGTCCACCCGCACGAATCGCCGCGCCTCATGGTGGTGCCCTTGGTCCTCCTGGCCCTCGGCTCCATCGTCCTCGGCGTGATCCTGAACTCGGCGATCCAGACCTGGCTGGCCCCACCCACCGGCTTCCATCCACATGAGGCGAGCCTCTGGGAGGTTCCCTGGCAGGGGTGGGTCACGCTGGTGCTGGTGCTGGTCGGTGCCTGGGTCGGCTGGGTGACCTATCGCAGCGGGGTGAGCTTCGAACAGCCCCGCACGAAGAACCCGATCGTCTACATCGGCCGCAACGACCTGCTCGCCGACAAGTTCAACGACGTGGTGTTCGTGCGTGGTGGTGGGCAGCTCGTCAAGGGCGTCAGCGCCGTGGACGACGGCCTGGTCGACGGAGGCGTGCGGAGTGCGTCCGCGCTGGCCACCGCGACGGGCGGGGCATTCGCCAGACTGCAGAACGGCTACTCGCGCAGTTACGGCCTGTTGATGGTCCTCGGGACCGTCCTGGTCAGCGCGGTGTTGATCCTCGGCCGGTTGGCCTGA